A section of the Candidatus Latescibacterota bacterium genome encodes:
- a CDS encoding thermonuclease family protein — translation MSSGGKSYLYGGLRQLSQTAEHHMKPVIRIIVIVLLAFSCACDVACNNEKDQQQVVGYAIAKNGNGVLLYDNGTYAIVEDTSIIDLSPDDKNGENKEPNSRIEVLVEDVIDGDTYIVSLYRPVPGMNEQETVRLLGVDAPELNNKEYFSYRSREYAATQIKGKVVELEIGERPRDVFCRLLAYVYYDNDSMLNREMLEDGYCRIFPRKYHFHYDEFMQLQEEAITKRVGLWAVKAGTVHIAYIHNHKKSEHVIISNATDSTVDVSLWVVVDKSGIELVIPKNTYLEANMLLKLYSGDLGVNEPPGCYYLSHENIWNNDSDEALLLNSEGVAIDQYSY, via the coding sequence GTGTCATCTGGCGGTAAAAGCTATCTATATGGGGGGTTGCGACAATTGAGTCAGACCGCTGAACATCATATGAAACCTGTAATAAGAATTATAGTTATAGTGCTGCTTGCTTTTTCTTGTGCATGTGATGTTGCCTGTAATAATGAAAAGGATCAGCAACAAGTAGTCGGATATGCCATAGCAAAGAATGGTAATGGCGTCTTGCTATATGACAATGGCACTTATGCCATTGTTGAAGATACTTCGATAATCGATTTGTCTCCTGACGACAAAAACGGTGAGAATAAAGAACCCAATAGTAGGATCGAAGTATTGGTTGAAGATGTGATAGATGGTGATACATATATCGTATCTTTGTACCGCCCGGTTCCCGGAATGAACGAGCAGGAGACAGTGCGACTGTTGGGAGTCGATGCTCCTGAATTGAATAATAAAGAATATTTTTCTTATAGATCCAGAGAATATGCGGCAACGCAAATTAAAGGGAAGGTTGTGGAACTGGAAATAGGGGAGAGACCAAGGGATGTGTTTTGTAGATTGTTGGCCTATGTATACTACGATAATGATTCGATGCTGAATAGAGAAATGCTTGAAGATGGTTATTGCAGGATATTTCCAAGAAAGTACCATTTTCACTATGATGAGTTCATGCAGCTTCAAGAGGAGGCGATAACAAAAAGGGTCGGGCTTTGGGCAGTGAAAGCAGGGACAGTGCATATAGCTTACATTCACAATCACAAAAAATCCGAGCATGTGATTATCTCAAATGCTACGGATAGTACCGTTGATGTATCTTTGTGGGTTGTCGTCGATAAGTCAGGGATCGAATTAGTTATTCCGAAAAATACTTATCTTGAAGCAAATATGCTCTTGAAGCTGTATAGCGGAGATCTTGGAGTAAATGAACCCCCAGGTTGTTACTATTTGTCGCATGAGAACATCTGGAATAATGATAGCGATGAAGCTTTGTTGTTGAATAGTGAAGGTGTCGCTATAGATCAGTATTCGTATTGA
- a CDS encoding TetR/AcrR family transcriptional regulator produces the protein MGSNSFNINDYLEDLRSLFLESGYHRSSFRKITKCIGVSERTLYVEIGKKKDLLKVLIDYEYTIWKSLIDQSANQGIPPKEVLIDFIDRLERTQLHSKTPSGSLFCNLTGELGEDDRDILRLIADKYNQIVQDLAHIIDGFLSPQPRISSRELALYILSTIEGCMILAKADNDFWEMKNGFNNIRQLISTI, from the coding sequence ATGGGAAGTAATTCATTCAATATTAACGATTATTTAGAAGATTTAAGGTCGTTGTTTCTGGAATCAGGATACCATCGCTCCTCTTTCAGAAAAATCACCAAATGCATCGGGGTTTCTGAAAGAACTCTTTACGTAGAAATCGGCAAAAAAAAGGATTTGCTCAAAGTACTTATTGATTATGAATACACTATCTGGAAGTCATTGATAGATCAATCGGCAAACCAGGGCATTCCCCCTAAAGAGGTTCTGATCGATTTCATTGATAGATTAGAAAGAACCCAATTACACTCCAAAACTCCAAGTGGATCTCTTTTTTGCAACCTTACTGGAGAACTTGGCGAAGATGACCGTGATATACTTAGACTCATTGCCGACAAATACAATCAGATTGTTCAAGACCTTGCTCATATTATCGACGGATTCCTTTCACCCCAGCCCAGGATCTCCTCTAGAGAACTTGCACTATACATCCTGTCGACTATCGAGGGATGCATGATACTCGCAAAAGCCGATAACGATTTCTGGGAAATGAAAAACGGATTCAACAATATCCGACAACTCATATCAACAATATAA
- a CDS encoding transposase, translating into MFKLPTSHRRRLRTTNCVERVNEEIKRRARVARLFPNEESLLRLVSAVLSEMSEEWEAGETYINMKVEWPVE; encoded by the coding sequence GTGTTCAAATTGCCAACAAGTCATCGACGAAGACTCCGGACCACAAACTGCGTGGAAAGAGTGAACGAGGAGATAAAGAGACGAGCAAGAGTCGCAAGGTTGTTCCCGAATGAAGAATCGCTTCTTCGGCTGGTCAGTGCTGTGTTATCGGAAATGAGCGAGGAATGGGAGGCAGGGGAAACGTACATCAACATGAAAGTCGAGTGGCCTGTCGAATAG